The Paenibacillus sophorae genome has a segment encoding these proteins:
- the minC gene encoding septum site-determining protein MinC, which translates to MTVISKHVRIKGIKDGLVFLLDDKCPFEELLDELRYKLEHSHQNILTGPIVHVDVKLGSRSVTEEEKEAVLEILRKPGNLLIRSIEAQNAPKPVSGSSLFVMSGILRSGQVLHHKGDLLFLGDVNPGGTITCTGDIFILGALRGMAHAGVEGNEEAVIAASVMAPTQLRIAEIISRPPDEWETRESSMEFAFLSDGAMKIDKIHNIVKLRRDLNVFKGV; encoded by the coding sequence ATGACAGTAATATCCAAGCATGTACGGATAAAAGGCATCAAGGACGGCCTGGTCTTCCTGCTAGATGACAAATGTCCCTTTGAAGAGCTGCTTGACGAGCTTCGCTACAAGTTGGAGCACAGCCATCAAAATATTTTGACCGGACCGATCGTGCATGTGGATGTCAAGCTTGGCAGCCGTTCGGTAACAGAGGAAGAAAAGGAAGCGGTACTGGAGATATTGCGCAAACCGGGCAATCTGCTGATCCGTTCGATTGAGGCGCAGAATGCCCCGAAACCGGTGAGCGGAAGTTCGCTGTTCGTGATGAGCGGCATACTTCGGTCCGGTCAGGTGCTGCATCATAAGGGAGACCTGCTCTTTCTCGGGGACGTGAATCCCGGCGGCACGATAACCTGCACCGGAGATATTTTTATTCTTGGGGCGCTGAGAGGCATGGCTCACGCGGGAGTGGAGGGCAATGAAGAAGCGGTTATCGCCGCATCCGTGATGGCTCCGACCCAGCTTCGTATAGCCGAGATCATCAGCCGGCCTCCGGATGAATGGGAAACCCGGGAGAGCAGCATGGAATTCGCATTTTTGTCGGATGGTGCTATGAAAATCGACAAAATACACAACATCGTCAAACTGCGTCGGGATTTAAATGTGTTTAAAGGGGTGTAG
- the mreD gene encoding rod shape-determining protein MreD has translation MNARRPTLILLLFLLFILQGAVLPWVIPDSLEMRIVPNLVFIVILFVTVYHHRHTALVLGLSFGMLHDIVFYGRIIGAHSFAMGVSAYLIGLIFQTPRAPLPLMMTIVLLGSWLEDSILFGIYSIFKLNRDPYNWALLNYMLPTMLIHFVLALLLYIPVRRQLEKLENRTRKEEKE, from the coding sequence GTGAACGCGCGCAGGCCGACTCTTATTCTGCTGCTGTTTCTGCTGTTTATTCTTCAGGGTGCCGTACTGCCTTGGGTTATACCGGATTCGTTGGAAATGCGGATTGTCCCGAATCTTGTCTTTATTGTTATTTTATTTGTGACCGTATATCATCATCGGCATACGGCGCTGGTACTGGGCCTAAGCTTCGGCATGCTGCATGATATCGTATTTTACGGAAGAATTATCGGAGCCCATTCCTTTGCTATGGGAGTGTCTGCCTATTTGATCGGCTTGATATTCCAAACGCCGCGGGCTCCGCTGCCGCTGATGATGACGATTGTGCTTCTGGGAAGCTGGCTCGAAGACAGCATTCTGTTCGGCATTTACAGCATATTCAAGCTGAACCGCGATCCATACAACTGGGCGCTTCTAAACTATATGCTGCCCACCATGCTTATTCATTTTGTCCTTGCACTTCTGCTGTACATTCCCGTCCGGCGTCAGCTTGAGAAGCTGGAGAACCGGACACGCAAGGAAGAGAAGGAGTAA
- the mreC gene encoding rod shape-determining protein MreC yields the protein MLKLFKLFSNKRLFILLITLVLFIVVMGISLGTRKSLSWPENFVRDTTGFVQNVFYKPAGYIAGFFEDIGNLKNLAEENERLKITVAQYTREKVQYNILAARVAEYEKLLRFTRSQSNKYNYEYHYAQVISLTTEPSNNTLVIDLGARDGVKPNMSVISEKGLVGIISQVSNFTSTVKLLTMMDSSDPNSQPPIAATAFGKINQTFGMVERYDQQTQRLIMTRIDEKDPMAVNDMIISSGIGGLYPQGLIIGTVESVGVGEFGLTKTAVIKPAAGFEDWKSLLVVFTPQEEQ from the coding sequence GTGTTGAAACTGTTTAAGCTGTTTAGCAATAAGCGACTGTTCATACTGTTGATTACGCTGGTGCTTTTTATTGTGGTTATGGGCATTTCCCTCGGAACAAGAAAGTCGCTGTCGTGGCCCGAAAATTTCGTCAGGGATACAACCGGTTTTGTGCAAAATGTGTTCTACAAGCCCGCTGGATACATAGCGGGCTTCTTTGAAGATATCGGCAACCTGAAGAATCTGGCCGAGGAGAATGAGCGGCTGAAGATCACCGTCGCTCAGTACACCCGGGAAAAGGTCCAGTATAATATACTTGCAGCCAGAGTCGCGGAGTATGAAAAATTGCTGCGCTTCACACGGTCTCAGAGCAACAAGTATAATTATGAGTACCATTATGCCCAGGTTATCAGCCTGACGACTGAGCCTAGCAATAATACGCTGGTCATTGATTTGGGCGCCCGGGACGGCGTCAAGCCAAATATGTCCGTTATTTCCGAGAAAGGTCTTGTCGGCATCATCAGTCAAGTGAGCAACTTCACGTCGACGGTCAAGCTCCTGACCATGATGGATAGCAGCGATCCTAATTCACAGCCGCCGATAGCTGCTACCGCATTCGGCAAGATCAATCAGACGTTTGGCATGGTCGAGCGTTACGATCAGCAGACGCAGCGGCTTATTATGACTCGGATTGATGAGAAGGACCCAATGGCCGTGAATGATATGATCATATCTTCCGGAATCGGCGGTCTTTATCCGCAGGGACTGATTATCGGTACGGTTGAGAGCGTCGGAGTTGGGGAGTTCGGGTTGACCAAGACCGCTGTGATCAAGCCTGCGGCCGGATTTGAGGACTGGAAGAGCCTTCTAGTCGTTTTCACTCCGCAGGAGGAGCAGTAG
- a CDS encoding rod shape-determining protein, with the protein MLGGFTKDLGIDLGTANTLVYVRGKGIVVREPSVVAIRTDTKTIEAVGESAKKMIGRTPGNIRAIRPMKDGVIADFDTTATMIKYFIRQAQKQRSMFQRHPNVMVCVPSGITAVEQRAVEDATKQAGAREAYIIEEPFAAAIGADLPVWEPTGSMVVDIGGGTTEVAVISLGGIVTSRSVRVAGDEMDESIIQYIKRQYNLMIGERTAEQLKMDVGSALPLEKAETMEIRGRDLVTGLPKTLTITSDEISEALADTVNAITEAVKVTLEKCPPELAADIMDRGIVLTGGGALLRNLDKLLARETGMPVIVAENPLDCVAIGTGKALENIHLFKTRSNASFRTKR; encoded by the coding sequence ATGTTAGGTGGCTTTACAAAAGATTTGGGAATTGACTTGGGAACGGCAAATACTCTGGTTTACGTCCGCGGAAAAGGCATTGTGGTAAGGGAGCCTTCCGTCGTCGCGATCCGTACCGATACGAAAACGATTGAAGCTGTAGGTGAATCCGCCAAAAAAATGATCGGCCGTACGCCGGGGAATATCCGGGCTATCCGTCCCATGAAGGACGGGGTTATCGCCGATTTCGATACAACCGCTACAATGATCAAATACTTTATCCGTCAGGCGCAGAAGCAGCGGTCCATGTTCCAGCGCCATCCGAACGTAATGGTATGCGTACCTTCGGGAATTACCGCTGTTGAGCAGCGCGCCGTAGAGGACGCGACGAAGCAGGCCGGAGCCCGTGAGGCATATATTATCGAGGAACCGTTCGCGGCAGCGATCGGCGCCGACCTGCCGGTATGGGAACCAACGGGCAGCATGGTCGTGGATATCGGCGGAGGCACGACGGAGGTTGCCGTCATTTCGCTGGGCGGCATTGTGACAAGCCGGTCCGTACGCGTGGCCGGAGACGAAATGGATGAGTCGATTATCCAATACATTAAGCGCCAGTACAACCTCATGATTGGGGAACGCACGGCGGAACAATTGAAGATGGATGTTGGTTCCGCGCTGCCGCTGGAGAAGGCGGAGACGATGGAAATCCGCGGACGGGATCTTGTGACCGGACTTCCAAAGACACTCACCATCACATCGGACGAGATTTCCGAGGCGCTGGCCGATACGGTCAATGCCATTACCGAAGCAGTAAAAGTAACGCTGGAGAAATGCCCGCCGGAGCTTGCCGCCGACATTATGGACCGCGGGATTGTTCTGACAGGCGGTGGCGCGCTGCTTCGAAATCTGGATAAGCTGCTGGCGCGCGAGACCGGCATGCCCGTTATCGTAGCTGAGAATCCGCTCGACTGCGTGGCGATTGGAACCGGAAAAGCACTGGAAAATATCCATCTGTTCAAGACCCGCAGCAACGCATCCTTTCGCACGAAACGATAA
- the radC gene encoding RadC family protein produces the protein MESSTFMLRDLPHEERPRERMMQYGAESLSQAELLAILLRTGTRRESAIHVAQRILGQVGGLRRLADLSIEEMMDIKGIGPAKAVQLKAGIELGRRMSNSRLDQPVTIRSPHDAADILTEQLRYLQKEHFVCLFLNTKNHVIAQETLSMGSLNASIVHPREVFRAAIKCSSASIICAHNHPSGDPTPSPEDISLTRRLLEAGEIVGIDVLDHLIIGDDGFVSMKEQGLM, from the coding sequence ATGGAATCGTCAACGTTTATGCTGCGAGACCTTCCCCATGAAGAACGACCGAGAGAGCGCATGATGCAATATGGGGCGGAATCACTCAGCCAGGCCGAACTGCTGGCTATACTACTGCGGACGGGAACCCGCCGGGAATCGGCGATTCATGTGGCGCAGCGCATATTGGGACAGGTTGGCGGTCTTCGCCGTCTGGCCGACCTTAGCATTGAAGAAATGATGGATATCAAAGGAATCGGTCCTGCCAAAGCGGTACAGCTGAAGGCTGGGATTGAGCTGGGACGCCGGATGTCGAACTCGCGGCTGGACCAGCCGGTTACGATTCGCAGCCCGCATGATGCAGCGGATATCCTGACCGAGCAGCTTCGCTATTTGCAGAAAGAGCATTTTGTCTGTCTTTTTCTGAATACGAAAAATCATGTGATCGCGCAGGAAACGCTTTCAATGGGCAGCCTTAATGCATCCATCGTTCATCCAAGAGAGGTGTTTCGGGCGGCCATTAAGTGCAGCAGCGCTTCCATTATATGTGCGCATAACCATCCCAGCGGCGACCCGACACCGAGTCCGGAGGATATTTCCCTGACCCGAAGACTGCTTGAAGCAGGAGAGATTGTCGGAATTGACGTGCTGGACCATCTAATTATCGGCGATGACGGATTTGTTAGCATGAAGGAACAAGGACTTATGTAA
- a CDS encoding Maf family protein codes for MNDNSITSIILASGSPRRRELLSLLGLPFDVIPSEADESFLAEWEPEQIVSALALRKAEAVLPLAGERNSVILGSDTIVVLEGRILGKPADPEEARHMLSSLQGRSHTVFTGVACIKIRDGVNGDALRQGKSTGAALVKMAAPAFTSLGKLGSKDKTGGGAVRLGGIGQYRVLSESPSGEPAVMAGYTESRVTFRPMSAQEIDGYIKTGEPMDKAGSYGIQGIGSLFIEKIEGDFYSIMGLPLNLLYRMLLEFGINPLKV; via the coding sequence GTGAACGATAACAGCATAACTTCGATTATTCTTGCTTCCGGTTCGCCTCGCCGCCGGGAGCTTTTATCTTTACTGGGACTGCCCTTTGACGTTATCCCGAGTGAGGCCGATGAGAGCTTTTTGGCGGAGTGGGAGCCCGAACAAATTGTAAGCGCGCTTGCCCTGCGCAAAGCTGAAGCCGTTCTTCCGCTTGCAGGTGAACGGAACAGCGTCATCCTCGGAAGTGATACGATTGTTGTCCTGGAGGGGCGTATTCTCGGCAAGCCGGCAGATCCGGAGGAAGCCAGACATATGCTCTCTTCCCTGCAGGGGCGGAGCCATACAGTATTTACGGGGGTTGCCTGCATCAAGATCAGGGATGGCGTGAACGGCGACGCGCTCCGGCAGGGGAAATCAACAGGAGCTGCTTTGGTGAAAATGGCGGCCCCCGCCTTCACCAGCTTGGGTAAGCTGGGAAGCAAAGACAAGACCGGCGGCGGTGCGGTGCGGCTCGGCGGCATTGGACAATACCGCGTGCTTTCCGAGTCGCCAAGCGGAGAGCCTGCGGTTATGGCCGGCTACACGGAGAGCCGTGTGACGTTCCGGCCGATGTCGGCCCAAGAAATCGACGGCTATATCAAGACGGGCGAGCCGATGGATAAAGCCGGAAGCTACGGGATTCAGGGAATAGGTTCGCTTTTTATTGAAAAGATAGAGGGTGACTTTTACAGTATTATGGGACTTCCATTGAATCTTCTTTACCGGATGTTGTTGGAATTTGGTATCAATCCGTTAAAGGTATAA
- a CDS encoding DUF4321 domain-containing protein — MKKRNIGMLLLYLILGWLVGAWVAKLLQPVKALSFLTKSTLIKWSPQADLDIISYDVTIQLKLCMLSLIGIIIAVWLYRRK; from the coding sequence ATGAAGAAGAGAAATATAGGTATGCTTTTGCTCTACTTGATTCTGGGCTGGCTGGTCGGCGCCTGGGTGGCGAAGCTTCTGCAGCCGGTTAAAGCTCTGTCCTTCCTGACAAAGTCGACGTTGATCAAATGGTCGCCGCAAGCCGATCTGGACATCATTTCTTATGACGTTACAATTCAACTCAAATTGTGCATGCTAAGCCTGATCGGTATTATTATCGCCGTGTGGCTGTACCGCAGGAAGTAA
- a CDS encoding SPOR domain-containing protein has product MSNGRMTFRFDAGKDKPKELQPEPGPEETKQEQRAEVYSLDEARRTAGGGRQDSITGPLQARDRTQDREYRLEELEQAYNNKKKFPGSGANQDRRIDEGNRGGQGSSGPGDRWDIAATPDREDIAGDPYGPGADHIPEWTAGLLTGKERETDTELLRDAFLRSRPGEDLRRGQMEAEESYAGFDYGSPAYTEGASPDSSGPRREWLEEPEDAGGGYYTTRRTSSWWKFPASVAGAIGIGLLLGYAALTFIGGVHDGGSVGTASPGTAAQQNAVGNSTSAPAVPVQVPAQSYYLLQYGVFSTPEGAAQAQQELESAGLAAGLDPEDGNRVYAGLSSDREQAKLLGSRLKAKGIDLYVKEVSLPSENQLVFGGNGETVTRYFNTSGELLSELSSLSASLLGGDTAADTAKVSDLHLQWTETVKALEAGLPSGPLAAAKELEKSVSRGVSAMNEYSKSKADGLLWEVQAAMLDMLSGQKRLLASMEQG; this is encoded by the coding sequence TTGAGTAACGGAAGAATGACGTTCCGGTTCGATGCCGGAAAGGACAAGCCGAAGGAGCTTCAGCCGGAACCCGGGCCGGAAGAGACGAAGCAGGAGCAGCGCGCGGAAGTATACAGCCTGGATGAGGCTCGGCGAACGGCCGGGGGAGGCCGGCAGGACAGCATCACCGGCCCTCTTCAGGCACGGGACAGAACGCAGGACCGGGAATATCGGCTGGAGGAGCTGGAACAGGCTTACAATAATAAAAAGAAATTCCCCGGTTCCGGCGCAAATCAGGATAGAAGGATTGACGAAGGCAATCGGGGTGGACAGGGAAGCAGCGGTCCTGGCGATAGATGGGACATTGCCGCCACCCCGGACAGAGAGGATATTGCGGGCGATCCGTACGGGCCGGGTGCCGATCATATCCCGGAATGGACAGCTGGATTGCTGACCGGGAAAGAACGGGAGACAGACACGGAGCTTTTGCGGGACGCATTTCTCCGTTCCCGGCCGGGCGAAGATTTGCGGCGCGGGCAGATGGAAGCCGAAGAGAGCTATGCCGGCTTTGATTACGGCTCTCCGGCATACACTGAAGGCGCCAGCCCGGATTCCAGCGGCCCCCGCCGGGAATGGTTGGAAGAGCCGGAAGACGCGGGCGGCGGTTACTACACTACACGGCGTACTTCTTCCTGGTGGAAATTCCCGGCCTCGGTAGCCGGAGCCATTGGCATCGGTCTGCTGCTGGGCTATGCCGCACTGACTTTTATCGGCGGGGTCCATGATGGCGGTTCTGTAGGTACGGCTTCGCCAGGCACTGCAGCGCAGCAGAATGCCGTAGGCAATTCCACAAGCGCCCCGGCGGTTCCGGTACAGGTACCGGCGCAGAGCTATTACCTTCTTCAATACGGAGTGTTCAGCACGCCGGAAGGAGCAGCTCAGGCGCAGCAGGAGCTGGAGAGCGCCGGGCTGGCCGCAGGGCTTGACCCTGAGGACGGCAACCGGGTGTATGCCGGACTGTCATCCGACCGGGAGCAGGCGAAGCTTCTCGGCAGCAGACTGAAGGCGAAGGGCATCGATTTATACGTGAAGGAAGTCTCTCTTCCTTCCGAGAACCAGCTTGTATTTGGCGGGAATGGCGAGACGGTTACCCGTTATTTTAATACCAGCGGAGAATTGCTGAGCGAGCTCAGCTCCCTCTCCGCCTCGCTGCTCGGCGGCGATACGGCTGCGGACACGGCGAAGGTAAGCGACCTGCATCTGCAGTGGACGGAAACGGTGAAGGCGCTGGAGGCGGGACTGCCGTCTGGGCCCTTAGCCGCCGCCAAGGAACTGGAGAAATCCGTAAGCCGGGGCGTGTCGGCTATGAACGAGTATAGCAAGAGCAAGGCGGACGGCCTGCTGTGGGAAGTACAGGCCGCGATGCTCGATATGCTCAGCGGCCAGAAACGGCTGCTGGCGTCAATGGAACAAGGATAA
- a CDS encoding (S)-acetoin forming diacetyl reductase, translated as MSRVDGKVALVTGGGQGIGRAIALRLSQDGFAVAVVDLNEDNAKKVAGEIESAGGRSLALKADVSNRDQVFAAVEETSAKLGGFDVIVNNAGIAPVKILEEVTIEDLDKVFHINVASVVWGIQAATAKLKELGHGGKIVNASSQAGHVGNASLSVYSASKFAVRSLTQTAAQELAKYGITVNAYCPGIVQTPMWGSIDKQITSSKGEAEGEATKEFGSKITLGRLSTPEDVAAFVSFLAGPDSDYMTGQSPLIDGGMVFL; from the coding sequence ATGAGTAGAGTTGACGGGAAAGTGGCGTTGGTAACCGGCGGAGGACAAGGAATTGGCCGGGCGATCGCGCTGCGGCTTAGTCAGGACGGATTTGCTGTTGCTGTAGTGGACTTGAATGAGGACAATGCGAAAAAGGTTGCAGGGGAAATTGAATCTGCCGGCGGGCGCTCCCTGGCGCTGAAAGCCGATGTCTCGAATCGGGATCAGGTATTCGCCGCAGTCGAGGAAACGTCCGCGAAGCTGGGCGGCTTCGACGTTATTGTCAATAATGCAGGTATTGCGCCTGTAAAAATTCTTGAAGAAGTGACGATTGAGGATTTGGACAAAGTATTCCATATCAATGTAGCCAGCGTCGTCTGGGGAATTCAGGCCGCAACGGCCAAGCTGAAGGAATTGGGACATGGCGGTAAAATCGTAAATGCCTCCTCTCAGGCCGGCCATGTCGGCAATGCCAGCCTCAGCGTATACTCCGCCTCGAAATTCGCGGTACGTTCGCTGACACAGACCGCCGCTCAGGAACTGGCCAAATACGGAATCACCGTAAACGCTTATTGCCCCGGCATTGTCCAAACTCCGATGTGGGGTTCCATCGATAAACAAATCACAAGCTCGAAGGGAGAAGCCGAAGGCGAAGCAACCAAGGAGTTCGGCAGTAAAATCACGCTTGGCCGCCTGTCGACTCCAGAAGATGTTGCCGCCTTTGTTTCTTTCCTGGCAGGTCCTGATTCCGACTATATGACCGGTCAATCGCCGCTGATCGACGGCGGCATGGTCTTCCTGTAA